The following are encoded together in the Equus quagga isolate Etosha38 chromosome 1, UCLA_HA_Equagga_1.0, whole genome shotgun sequence genome:
- the FAM163B gene encoding protein FAM163B: MTAGTVVITGGILATVILLCIIAVLCYCRLQYYCCKKDESEEDEEEPDFAVHAHLPPLHANRNLVLTNGPGPALYPAASTSFSQKSPQARALCRSCSHYEPPTFFLQEPEDEGVRNGGERVAYKSISQDDVELPPGSFGGLQALNPNRLSAMREAFSRSRSISTDV; the protein is encoded by the exons ATGACAGCTGGGACGGTGGTCATCACCGGGGGCATCTTGGCGACTGTGATTCTGCTGTGCATCATCGCCGTTCTGTGCTACTGCCGGCTCCAG TACTACTGCTGCAAGAAGGACGAGTccgaggaggacgaggaggagccCGACTTCGCAGTGCACGCGCACCTGCCGCCACTGCACGCCAACCGCAACCTCGTGCTGACCAACGGGCCGGGGCCGGCTCTCTACCCAGCCGCCTCCACCTCCTTCAGCCAGAAGTCCCCGCAGGCCCGCGCCCTCTGCCGCAGCTGCTCCCACTACGAGCCGCCCACCTTCTTCCTGCAGGAGCCCGAGGACGAGGGCGTGCGCAACGGCGGGGAGCGTGTGGCCTACAAGAGCATCAGCCAGGACGACGTGGAGCTGCCGCCCGGGAGCTTTGGGGGCCTGCAGGCGCTCAACCCCAACCGCCTCTCGGCCATGCGGGAGGCCTTCTCACGGAGCCGCAGCATCAGCACCGACGTCTGA